In the genome of Streptomyces racemochromogenes, one region contains:
- a CDS encoding zinc-dependent metalloprotease, translated as MSDTPFGFGLPPEEPEDGDNGKKGGQGGPANPFGFGPGGLPGGFPGGAENPFAAMFGSMNPNDLGAAFQQLGQMLSYEGGPVNWDMAKDIARQTVAQGTADGVKDASVGVAEKSAVEEAVRLADLWLDGVTSLPSGANAAVAWSRAEWVEATLPVWKELVDPVAERVGAAMGSVLPEEMQAMAGPLLGMMRSMGGAMFGQQIGQAVGTLAGEVVGSTDIGLPLGPAGRAALLPLNIEAFGKDLSVPSDEVRLYLALREAAHARLFAHVPWLRSHLFGAVEGYARGIKVDTSKLEDVVGQLDPSNPEQLQEALQGGMFQPQDTPEQKAALARLETALALVEGWVDAVVHEAAKPRLTSADAMRETMRRRRASGGPAEQTFATLIGLELRPRRLRDASRLWASLTDARGVDGRDGLWEHPDMLPTASDLDDPDGFVHREQLDFSEIDKMLGEAARRRDEEGDDKK; from the coding sequence GTGAGCGACACCCCATTCGGATTCGGCCTTCCGCCGGAGGAGCCGGAGGACGGCGACAATGGCAAGAAGGGCGGCCAGGGAGGTCCCGCCAATCCCTTCGGGTTCGGCCCGGGCGGCCTTCCCGGCGGCTTCCCCGGCGGTGCGGAGAATCCGTTCGCCGCGATGTTCGGCTCGATGAACCCGAACGACCTCGGTGCCGCCTTCCAGCAGCTCGGGCAGATGCTGAGCTACGAGGGCGGTCCCGTGAACTGGGACATGGCCAAGGACATCGCCCGCCAGACCGTCGCGCAGGGCACCGCGGACGGGGTCAAGGACGCGAGCGTCGGCGTCGCGGAGAAGTCCGCGGTCGAGGAGGCCGTGCGCCTGGCCGACCTGTGGCTCGACGGCGTGACCTCCCTGCCGTCGGGTGCCAACGCGGCCGTCGCGTGGAGCCGTGCCGAGTGGGTCGAGGCGACCCTCCCGGTGTGGAAGGAGCTGGTGGACCCGGTCGCCGAGCGCGTCGGCGCGGCCATGGGCAGCGTCCTGCCCGAGGAGATGCAGGCCATGGCGGGCCCGCTGCTCGGGATGATGCGTTCCATGGGCGGGGCCATGTTCGGTCAGCAGATCGGGCAGGCGGTGGGCACGCTCGCGGGCGAGGTCGTCGGCTCGACGGACATCGGGCTGCCGCTGGGCCCGGCCGGGCGGGCGGCGCTGCTGCCGCTGAACATCGAGGCCTTCGGCAAGGACCTGAGCGTCCCCTCGGACGAGGTGCGGCTGTACCTGGCGCTGCGCGAGGCGGCGCACGCCCGCCTCTTCGCGCACGTGCCGTGGCTGCGCTCGCACCTTTTCGGCGCGGTCGAGGGCTACGCGCGGGGCATCAAGGTGGACACGTCGAAGCTGGAGGACGTGGTCGGCCAGCTCGACCCGTCGAACCCGGAGCAGCTCCAGGAGGCGCTCCAGGGCGGTATGTTCCAGCCGCAGGACACCCCGGAGCAGAAGGCCGCCCTGGCCCGTCTGGAGACGGCGCTCGCGCTGGTCGAGGGCTGGGTGGACGCGGTCGTGCACGAGGCGGCGAAGCCCCGTCTGACCTCGGCGGACGCGATGCGCGAGACCATGCGCCGGCGGCGTGCCTCGGGCGGTCCGGCGGAGCAGACCTTCGCGACGCTGATCGGGCTGGAGCTGCGTCCGCGGCGGCTGCGGGACGCCTCGCGGCTGTGGGCCTCGCTCACGGACGCGCGCGGCGTGGACGGCCGCGACGGGCTGTGGGAGCACCCGGACATGCTGCCGACGGCTTCCGACCTGGACGACCCGGACGGGTTCGTGCACCGCGAGCAGCTGGACTTCTCGGAGATCGACAAGATGCTCGGCGAGGCCGCCCGGCGGCGTGACGAAGAGGGCGACGACAAGAAGTGA
- a CDS encoding NUDIX hydrolase, with protein MNLYDDAVRVLKEYEGPDAQQEELRGVYLDHLAAHPEGMYKPCTAGHVTGSALVIDPAGGRVLLTLHKKLGMWLQMGGHCEPGDATLAGAAMREAVEESGIGSGLTLVAGGPVRLDRHPIPAPCNWHLDVQYAVLAPAGVEAEISDESLDLRWFPYAEVAAVADTSVVRLLEATRARLGT; from the coding sequence GTGAACCTGTACGACGACGCGGTCCGGGTCCTGAAGGAGTACGAGGGCCCGGACGCCCAGCAGGAAGAGCTGCGCGGGGTCTACCTGGACCACCTGGCCGCCCACCCGGAGGGGATGTACAAGCCGTGCACGGCCGGGCACGTCACGGGCAGCGCGCTGGTGATCGACCCGGCCGGCGGCCGGGTGCTGCTGACCCTGCACAAGAAGCTCGGCATGTGGCTGCAGATGGGCGGGCACTGCGAGCCCGGTGACGCCACCCTCGCCGGGGCGGCGATGCGCGAGGCCGTGGAGGAGTCGGGCATCGGCTCGGGTCTGACGCTGGTGGCGGGCGGGCCGGTGCGCCTGGACCGGCATCCGATCCCCGCGCCGTGCAACTGGCACCTGGACGTGCAGTACGCGGTGCTGGCCCCGGCCGGTGTGGAGGCGGAGATCAGCGACGAGTCGCTGGACCTGCGCTGGTTCCCGTACGCGGAGGTGGCGGCGGTCGCCGACACCTCGGTGGTGCGGCTGCTGGAGGCCACCCGGGCGCGGCTGGGCACGTGA
- a CDS encoding AIM24 family protein, translated as MQSSLFGHAEQQSQDRYAIQNPQLLRVTLNGSDDVLARKGSMVAYQGIVDFDGEYQSSNQRGARRRTGEGLDLMRCSGQGTVYFANLAQYVHVVDVDHDGLTVDSGYVLAMDSTLHTEVIAVDSQYGISGSGKYQLNISGRGKVALMTSGQPLMMQVTPDKYVNADADAIVAWSTSLRVQMQAQTHSTGVWRRRGNTGEGWELSFLGTGFALVQPSEVLPPQSAQLGQGLAAQYGMGQHGAHAQNQNNAWN; from the coding sequence ATGCAGAGCTCACTTTTCGGCCATGCCGAGCAGCAGTCCCAGGACCGCTACGCCATCCAGAACCCCCAGCTCCTGCGGGTCACCCTGAACGGCTCCGACGACGTCCTGGCCCGCAAGGGATCGATGGTCGCCTACCAGGGCATCGTCGACTTCGACGGCGAGTACCAGAGCAGCAACCAGCGGGGCGCCCGCCGCCGCACCGGCGAGGGCCTCGACCTGATGCGCTGCTCCGGCCAGGGCACCGTCTACTTCGCCAACCTCGCGCAGTACGTCCACGTCGTCGACGTGGACCACGACGGCCTCACCGTCGACAGCGGCTACGTCCTCGCCATGGACTCCACCCTGCACACCGAGGTCATCGCCGTCGACAGCCAGTACGGGATCTCCGGCTCCGGCAAGTACCAGCTCAACATCTCCGGCCGCGGCAAGGTCGCCCTCATGACCTCCGGCCAGCCGCTGATGATGCAGGTCACCCCCGACAAGTACGTCAACGCCGACGCCGACGCCATCGTCGCCTGGTCCACCTCGCTGCGCGTTCAGATGCAGGCCCAGACGCACTCCACCGGCGTGTGGCGGCGCCGCGGCAACACCGGCGAGGGGTGGGAGCTCAGCTTCCTCGGCACCGGCTTCGCCCTGGTGCAGCCCAGCGAGGTGCTGCCCCCGCAGAGCGCCCAGCTCGGCCAGGGCCTCGCCGCCCAGTACGGCATGGGCCAGCACGGCGCGCACGCCCAGAACCAGAACAACGCCTGGAACTGA
- a CDS encoding AIM24 family protein, whose amino-acid sequence MNQQLAGYAPTPVTARMENHGRAMLKVAMQSGQDLFARTGSMVAYEGFVQYEPNPPAVRQMASQWLTGEGAPLMKCTGDGLLYLADYGADVVCINLANDALSVNGTNLLAFDAHLQWGVERVKGMAKFAGQGLFNVQVAGTGWVAITSRGTPIVVDCGRGDDETYVDPDALVAWSPNLKVKGKRSFKASSMIGRGSGEAYQMAFSGQGIVVVQPSEDSTDRLRTRG is encoded by the coding sequence ATGAACCAGCAGCTCGCGGGCTACGCCCCGACCCCCGTCACGGCCCGCATGGAGAACCACGGCCGCGCCATGCTCAAGGTCGCCATGCAGAGCGGCCAGGACCTCTTCGCCCGCACCGGCTCGATGGTCGCCTACGAGGGCTTCGTCCAGTACGAGCCCAACCCGCCCGCCGTCCGCCAGATGGCCTCCCAGTGGCTGACCGGCGAGGGCGCGCCCCTGATGAAGTGCACCGGCGACGGCCTGCTCTACCTCGCCGACTACGGCGCCGACGTCGTCTGTATCAACCTCGCCAACGACGCCCTCTCCGTCAACGGCACCAACCTCCTCGCCTTCGACGCCCACCTCCAGTGGGGTGTCGAGCGGGTCAAGGGCATGGCGAAGTTCGCCGGCCAGGGCCTGTTCAACGTCCAGGTCGCCGGCACCGGCTGGGTCGCCATCACCTCGCGCGGCACCCCGATCGTGGTCGACTGCGGCCGCGGAGACGACGAGACGTACGTCGACCCGGACGCGCTCGTCGCCTGGTCCCCGAACCTCAAGGTCAAGGGGAAGCGCAGCTTCAAGGCCTCGTCGATGATCGGCCGGGGCAGCGGGGAGGCCTACCAGATGGCCTTCTCCGGCCAGGGCATCGTCGTCGTACAGCCCAGCGAGGACAGCACCGACCGGCTCCGGACCCGGGGCTGA
- a CDS encoding TerD family protein, with protein MAREFQRGHKARISDLTAGTDLYVGVQIAGPGLTFDISCFGLDADERLSDDRYFVFYNQPKSPEESIQQLGPQAGDTESFRVTLDHVPASIHKLSFSATLDGAGQMSQIGPGYIRIVAGGEEVVRYSFNGSEFSTERALMIGDFYRKDVWRFAAVGQGFDGGLAALLEHFGGEVAEDEPQPEPQAPAHPPAPAQPQAAAPAFAPPPQAAAPAPSFGAPVQQQQPPASAPYAPPPQQQPPAPQPPAPAPVHSAPTMVGPIGTPPAPYGQPPHPPQQPGPPSYGRQPQQSYGAQVPPPAPAPAPYGQQPQPSYGQVPGQPPAPQAPYGQQPPAPYGQAPQAAAPGAGLALALQPYKEAPTGARWTPQNQQLMRVDLSMGGQAVLARQGSMVLYQGKVDFSYKGAGFAGRIVGNATGQEMQLMRCTGRGQVFLAENGAHLHAIELQGDGICVSAESVLAFDESLQHEVRRIEGHGIPGGALFTMLFQGSGTVIVKTHGVPVVLPVTPTTFADSNAIVAWSAASQVIISSQVRLRRNAYPGHSGETVNLQFRGAPGNFIVVQPYEV; from the coding sequence ATGGCCAGGGAATTCCAACGCGGCCACAAGGCCAGGATCAGTGACCTGACGGCGGGCACCGATCTGTACGTGGGCGTCCAGATCGCCGGGCCCGGGCTCACCTTCGACATCAGCTGCTTCGGCCTCGACGCCGACGAGCGCCTGTCGGACGACCGTTACTTCGTCTTCTACAACCAGCCGAAGTCGCCCGAGGAGTCCATCCAGCAGCTCGGCCCCCAGGCCGGGGACACCGAGTCCTTCCGGGTGACCCTCGACCACGTGCCCGCCTCCATCCACAAGCTGTCCTTCAGCGCCACCCTCGACGGCGCCGGCCAGATGTCGCAGATCGGCCCCGGCTACATCCGGATCGTGGCCGGCGGCGAGGAAGTCGTCCGGTACTCCTTCAACGGCTCCGAGTTCAGCACCGAACGCGCCCTGATGATCGGCGACTTCTACCGCAAGGACGTCTGGCGCTTCGCCGCCGTCGGCCAGGGCTTCGACGGCGGCCTCGCCGCGCTGCTGGAGCACTTCGGCGGAGAGGTCGCCGAGGACGAGCCGCAGCCCGAGCCCCAGGCCCCGGCCCACCCGCCGGCCCCGGCCCAGCCGCAGGCCGCCGCCCCCGCGTTCGCGCCGCCCCCGCAGGCCGCCGCCCCGGCCCCGTCCTTCGGCGCCCCGGTCCAGCAGCAGCAACCGCCCGCCTCCGCCCCGTACGCCCCGCCGCCGCAGCAGCAGCCCCCGGCCCCGCAGCCCCCGGCGCCCGCCCCCGTGCACTCCGCGCCGACCATGGTCGGCCCGATCGGCACGCCCCCGGCCCCGTACGGCCAGCCGCCCCACCCGCCGCAGCAGCCCGGCCCGCCCTCGTACGGCCGGCAGCCCCAGCAGTCCTACGGCGCCCAGGTCCCGCCGCCGGCCCCCGCCCCCGCGCCCTACGGCCAGCAGCCGCAGCCCTCGTACGGCCAGGTCCCCGGCCAGCCGCCCGCCCCGCAGGCCCCCTACGGCCAGCAGCCCCCGGCCCCCTACGGCCAGGCCCCGCAGGCCGCCGCGCCCGGCGCCGGCCTCGCCCTCGCCCTCCAGCCGTACAAGGAGGCCCCCACCGGCGCCCGCTGGACCCCGCAGAACCAGCAGCTCATGCGGGTCGACCTGTCGATGGGCGGCCAGGCCGTCCTCGCCCGCCAGGGCAGCATGGTCCTCTACCAGGGCAAGGTCGACTTCAGCTACAAGGGCGCGGGCTTCGCCGGCCGCATCGTCGGCAACGCCACCGGCCAGGAGATGCAGCTGATGCGCTGCACCGGCCGCGGGCAGGTCTTCCTCGCCGAGAACGGCGCCCACCTGCACGCCATCGAGCTCCAGGGCGACGGCATCTGCGTCTCCGCCGAGAGCGTCCTCGCCTTCGACGAGTCCCTCCAGCACGAGGTCCGCCGCATCGAAGGCCACGGCATCCCCGGCGGCGCCCTGTTCACCATGCTGTTCCAGGGCAGCGGCACGGTCATCGTCAAGACGCACGGCGTGCCCGTCGTCCTGCCGGTCACCCCCACGACCTTCGCCGACAGCAACGCCATCGTCGCCTGGTCCGCCGCCTCACAGGTGATCATTTCCAGCCAGGTCCGGCTGCGCCGCAACGCCTACCCGGGCCACAGCGGGGAGACCGTGAACCTCCAGTTCCGCGGCGCGCCCGGCAACTTCATCGTCGTCCAGCCGTACGAGGTCTGA
- a CDS encoding M48 family metallopeptidase: protein MPAADPPQRAVEVRRSARRRRTVSAYREGERTVVLIPAQMSEAEERRWVGVMLDKLAAQEGKRTLGDAELIARAERLSEQYFGGRARPLSVRWVTNQNTRWGSCTPAEGSIRLSHRIQGMPEYVVDYVLLHELAHLLVPGHGPRFWELLEAYPKTERARGFLEGVAAAERMPRVPAPRGE, encoded by the coding sequence GTGCCAGCCGCCGACCCGCCACAGCGCGCCGTCGAAGTACGCCGGAGCGCGCGCCGCCGCAGGACCGTGTCCGCCTACCGCGAGGGCGAGCGGACCGTCGTCCTGATCCCCGCCCAGATGTCCGAGGCCGAGGAGCGGCGCTGGGTGGGCGTCATGCTCGACAAGCTCGCCGCCCAGGAGGGCAAGCGCACCCTCGGCGACGCGGAACTGATCGCGCGCGCCGAGCGTCTGTCCGAGCAGTACTTCGGCGGCCGCGCGCGTCCGCTCTCGGTCCGCTGGGTCACCAACCAGAACACCCGGTGGGGCTCCTGCACCCCCGCGGAAGGCAGCATCCGGCTGTCCCACCGCATCCAGGGGATGCCGGAGTACGTCGTCGACTACGTGCTGCTCCACGAGCTGGCGCACCTCCTGGTGCCCGGCCACGGCCCCCGTTTCTGGGAGCTGCTGGAGGCCTACCCGAAGACCGAGCGGGCCCGCGGGTTCCTGGAGGGAGTGGCCGCGGCGGAGCGCATGCCCCGGGTCCCGGCCCCCCGCGGGGAGTGA
- a CDS encoding ThiF family adenylyltransferase, giving the protein MYPKVKPALARAWRDLQTVQFGVTPAHAVVLGPLDTATGSLIDRIDGTRGMELLRAEGAGMGLPEGQVDGLVRHLAGAGLLDDLTAGGPRAQAVRGRPEVLERLGPDLGSLSLVHREPGGDLRGVAARRALRVQVRGSGRVGAVIAAVLAGAGVGRVDVLDGGRVEAADVAPGGLDPGSVGRPRAEAAAALVRAAAPGRAPGAGDPGGPGPEPALVVLAPRDGLQAWAPDPATAADWVATGTPHLYAGVLEGTGLVGPLVLPGSTACAGCMERDRVDGDPAWPRMLVQWRSAHRRRGAGACDLGLSTAVAGLAAAHALAFLDGQLPASTAARWEAALPGLHWQRTALRPHPDCPCAAAAPGAAAGSGADAAVRS; this is encoded by the coding sequence ATGTATCCGAAGGTGAAGCCCGCGCTGGCGCGGGCGTGGCGGGACCTGCAGACGGTCCAGTTCGGGGTGACGCCCGCCCACGCGGTGGTGCTCGGGCCGCTGGACACGGCGACGGGGTCGCTGATCGACCGGATCGACGGCACGCGGGGCATGGAGCTGCTGCGGGCCGAGGGCGCCGGGATGGGGCTGCCCGAGGGGCAGGTGGACGGACTGGTCCGGCACCTCGCCGGGGCCGGGCTGCTCGACGACCTCACCGCAGGGGGGCCGCGGGCGCAGGCCGTGCGCGGGAGGCCGGAGGTGCTGGAGCGGCTGGGGCCCGACCTGGGCTCGCTCTCGCTGGTGCACCGGGAGCCGGGCGGTGACCTGCGGGGGGTGGCGGCGCGCAGGGCGTTACGGGTCCAGGTGCGCGGGAGCGGCCGGGTGGGGGCGGTGATCGCCGCCGTGCTGGCGGGGGCCGGGGTGGGGCGGGTCGACGTGCTCGACGGGGGCCGGGTGGAGGCCGCCGACGTGGCTCCGGGCGGGCTGGATCCGGGGAGCGTGGGCCGGCCGCGGGCCGAGGCGGCGGCGGCGCTGGTGCGGGCGGCGGCGCCGGGGCGGGCTCCGGGTGCGGGCGATCCCGGGGGCCCGGGGCCGGAGCCGGCACTGGTGGTCCTCGCGCCCCGGGACGGCCTCCAGGCGTGGGCACCCGATCCGGCGACGGCCGCCGACTGGGTGGCGACGGGCACCCCGCACCTGTACGCGGGGGTGCTGGAGGGGACGGGGCTGGTCGGGCCCCTGGTGCTGCCCGGGTCCACGGCCTGCGCGGGGTGCATGGAGCGCGACCGCGTCGACGGTGACCCGGCCTGGCCCCGGATGCTGGTCCAGTGGCGCTCGGCGCACCGCCGGCGCGGGGCGGGGGCCTGCGACCTGGGGCTGTCCACGGCGGTGGCCGGCCTTGCCGCGGCGCACGCCCTGGCCTTCCTCGACGGGCAGCTGCCCGCTTCGACGGCCGCCCGGTGGGAGGCCGCCCTGCCCGGGCTGCACTGGCAGCGCACCGCGCTGCGCCCGCACCCGGACTGCCCCTGCGCGGCCGCGGCCCCGGGGGCGGCGGCCGGATCGGGGGCGGACGCGGCGGTGCGGTCGTGA
- a CDS encoding ABC1 kinase family protein yields MSDLPRKAVTRTVKLAALPLGIAGRATWGLGKRIGGKSAEIVARELQQRTAEQLFRTLGELKGGAMKFGQALSVFESALPEEVAGPYRAALTKLQEAAPPLPAARVHEVLAERLGEDWRELFEEFEDKPAAAASIGQVHRAVWHDGRQVAVKVQYPGAGEALLSDLKQLGRFAGLLGPLVPGMDLKPLITELRDRVAEELDYELEAEAQRTHADAFAADEDVVVPDVVYQGDQVLVTEWLEGTPLSEVIADGTREERDRAGQLLAGFLFSGPARTGLLHADPHPGNFRLVSGADGRMRLGVLDFGTVDRLPGGWPKPIGRSLRMTLEGDAEGVYGHLCAEGFVRKSIELDPDAVLDYLKPIIEPAEAEEFTFTRPWLRGQAARIADPRSPAHQLGRQINLPPSYLLIHRVTLSTIGVLCQLGATVRLRDELESWLPGFLPED; encoded by the coding sequence ATGTCCGATCTTCCCCGGAAGGCGGTCACGCGCACCGTCAAGCTGGCCGCGCTCCCGCTCGGCATCGCGGGCCGGGCCACCTGGGGGCTGGGCAAGCGGATCGGCGGGAAGTCGGCCGAGATCGTGGCCCGCGAGCTCCAGCAGCGCACCGCCGAGCAGCTGTTCCGCACGCTCGGGGAGCTGAAGGGCGGCGCGATGAAGTTCGGGCAGGCCCTCTCGGTGTTCGAGTCGGCGCTTCCCGAGGAGGTCGCGGGGCCCTACCGGGCGGCGCTGACGAAGCTTCAGGAGGCGGCCCCGCCGCTGCCGGCGGCACGGGTGCACGAGGTGCTGGCGGAGCGGCTCGGCGAAGACTGGCGGGAGCTGTTCGAGGAGTTCGAGGACAAGCCGGCCGCGGCCGCCTCGATCGGGCAGGTGCACCGGGCGGTGTGGCACGACGGGCGGCAGGTGGCGGTCAAGGTCCAGTACCCGGGGGCCGGGGAGGCGCTGCTGTCCGACCTCAAGCAGCTGGGCCGGTTCGCGGGCCTGCTGGGGCCGCTGGTCCCGGGCATGGACCTCAAGCCGCTGATCACCGAACTGCGCGACCGGGTCGCGGAGGAGCTGGACTACGAGCTGGAGGCCGAGGCGCAGCGCACCCACGCCGACGCCTTCGCCGCCGACGAGGACGTGGTCGTCCCGGACGTCGTGTACCAGGGTGACCAGGTGCTGGTGACGGAGTGGCTGGAGGGCACCCCGCTCTCCGAGGTGATCGCCGACGGGACGCGGGAGGAGCGCGACCGTGCCGGGCAGCTGCTGGCCGGGTTCCTCTTCTCGGGGCCCGCGCGCACGGGGCTGCTGCACGCCGATCCGCATCCGGGCAACTTCCGGCTGGTGTCGGGGGCGGACGGCCGGATGCGGCTGGGCGTCCTGGACTTCGGCACGGTGGACCGGCTGCCGGGGGGCTGGCCCAAGCCCATCGGCCGCTCCCTGCGGATGACCCTGGAGGGGGACGCCGAGGGGGTCTACGGGCACCTGTGCGCCGAGGGGTTCGTCAGGAAGAGCATCGAGCTCGACCCGGACGCGGTGCTGGACTACCTCAAGCCCATCATCGAGCCCGCCGAGGCCGAGGAGTTCACCTTCACCCGGCCGTGGCTGCGCGGGCAGGCGGCGCGGATCGCCGATCCCCGCTCGCCCGCCCACCAGTTGGGGCGGCAGATCAACCTGCCGCCGTCCTACCTGCTGATCCACCGGGTGACGCTGAGCACCATCGGGGTGCTGTGCCAGCTGGGCGCGACGGTGCGGCTGCGGGACGAACTGGAGTCCTGGCTGCCGGGGTTCCTGCCCGAGGACTGA
- a CDS encoding WhiB family transcriptional regulator, producing the protein MQLEAHAPSVPQTQTISPPAVPEDHALTPLTALTALDDAIENLGVPVPCRTFDPEVFFAESPADVEYAKSLCGTCPLVEACLAGAKERREPWGVWGGELFVQGVVVARKRPRGRPRKNPVAAA; encoded by the coding sequence GTGCAACTCGAAGCGCACGCCCCGTCCGTACCGCAGACCCAAACGATCTCCCCGCCCGCAGTCCCGGAGGACCACGCCTTGACCCCCCTCACCGCGCTCACCGCGCTCGACGACGCCATCGAGAACCTCGGCGTCCCCGTACCGTGCCGCACCTTCGACCCCGAGGTCTTCTTCGCCGAGTCCCCGGCGGACGTCGAGTACGCCAAGTCCCTCTGCGGCACCTGCCCGCTGGTCGAGGCCTGCCTCGCCGGCGCCAAGGAGCGCCGCGAGCCCTGGGGCGTCTGGGGCGGAGAGCTCTTCGTCCAGGGCGTGGTCGTGGCCCGCAAGCGGCCGCGTGGCCGCCCGCGCAAGAACCCGGTTGCAGCGGCATGA